The genomic stretch GCGTGCCAAAGGTTTCCAGGGAATGGATCCGCAGGTGCTGCGGGTCATCCTCATTCAATTTCGCGGCTTCTATATCCTGTAGTGGGAAATACATAACGGATTAATTACGGTTAAAGATAACGATTGGGGGAGAAATAAAAGCCAGGCCCGTTTACAGAACCTGGCTTTCTCCGTTACGAAAAAGGATAAAGTCTTTAACTTTTGTTACTTGTTACATCTTGTCGTGGAACGTCCTCGTGATCACTTCGAGCTGGTGAGCACGGGATAAGCGTACAAAGTTTACAGCGTATCCTGATACCCGTATAGTGAGTTGGGGATAGTTTTCAGGATGGTTGTAAGCATCCATCAATGTTTCCCTGTTCAGTACGTTCACGTTCAGGTGATGAGCATTCTGGCTGAAGTAGCCGTTCATGGTGTTCACCAGGTTGTTGATCTGTTCTTCCCTGTTATCACCCAGTGATTTGGGGATCATGGAGAAGGTGTTGGAGATACCGTCCTGAGCGTCGTTGTAGCTGAGTTTGGCTACTGAGTTCAGTGAAGCGATAGCACCGCTGCAGTCGCGTCCGTGCATGGGGTTGGCGCCAGGAGCAAAAGGTTCACCAGCTTTCCGTCCGTCGGGAGTAGACCCGGTGTTGCTGCCGTACATCACGTTGGAAGTGATGGTCAGCAGGGACAGTGTGGGAGTTGAATTTTTGTAGGTCTGGTGTTTGCGCAGCTCGTTCACGAAGTAGTGAGTGATCTCCTGGGCGATGCTGTCCACACGGTCGTCATCGTTACCATATTTGGGGAATTCACCTTCGATCTGGAAGTCTACAGTCAGGCCTTTTTCATTCCTTACCGGAGTTACTTTGGCATATTTGATAGCAGACAGGGAGTCAGCGATGATAGAGATACCGGCTGCACCGTAAGCGATGTCGATCCGGGGATCAGTATCGATCAGGGACATCTGGGCTCTTTCATAGTAGTACTTATCGTGGCTGTAGTGGATGATATACATGGCTTTTGCATACACGCGGGCCAGTTCGCTGAGCGACAATTTGAACAGATCCAGTACAGACTCATAGTTCAGAGCTCCTTCGGGCAGTTCGGGGATGTTTTTGATCACCTTTACGCCGTCATGTTCTTCCTTACCGCCGTTGAGGGCAATCAGCAGGGCTTTGGGAAGGTTGGCGCGGGCGCCGAAGTGCTGAATGGATTTACCGATCTCCTGATAAGATACGCAGCAGGCGATACCGTAGTCGTCAGAACCGCGGGTGGGGCGCATCAGGTCGTCGTTCTCATATTGGATAGAGCTGGTGTCGATAGAAACCTGGGCGCAGAATTTTTTAAATCCTTCGGGCAGGTGGCTGGACCACAGCACTGTGAGGTTGGGTTCGGGAGAAGCACCCAGGTTGTACAGGGTTTGCAGGAAGCGGAAAGAAGTCTTGGTCACTTTGGTCCTGCCATCGTGCAGGATACCACCGATTGCTTCAGTTACCCAGGTAGGGTCACCACCGAAGATCTCGTCATAAGAGCCAGGGCGCAGGTGACGGACCAGACGGAGTTTCATTACAAACTGGTCAATCAGTTCCTGACCTTCTTCTTCAGTGATCAGACCGGTTTCAATATCCCTTTCGATGTACACATCGAGGAAGGAAGATACGTTACCGAGCGACATAGCTGCGCCATCCTGTTCTTTAACAGCGGCCAGGTAAGCGAAGTAAACCCATTGAACAGCTTCAGCAGCATTTTCTGCGGGGCGGCTGACATCGCAACCATATTCGGCAGCCATGGTCACCATATCTTTCAGCGCACCGATCTGGGCGTTGATCTCTTCACGCAGACGAACTTTGTGTTCAGTCATAGCGCCTTTTACTTTTTCCAGGTCAGCTTTCTTGAACTGGATCAGCTGGTTGGCGCCATAAAGGGCCAGACGGCGGAAGTCGGCAATGATACGGCCACGGGCATAGTTATCGGGCAGCCCGGTCAGTACGTGTTTGGAGCGGAAGGCGCGGATCTCAGAATCGTAGGCGCTGAAAACACCTTCGTTATGGTTTTTGGCGTAGTTGAAAATATCTTTAACCCTTTCAGACACTTCCTGACCGCGTTCTTTAACGGCAGATTCAACAAGCTTGATACCACCGAAAGGCTTCATAGCCCTTTTCAGCAGCTGGTCTGTTTGCAGACCTACAATCACTTCATCTTCCTGTTTGATATAACCTGGTCTGAAGGCGGTCATGTTAGAGATCGTCTCAGTGTCGATGGCCAGAACGCCGCCAGCTGCTCTTTCTTTCAGCAACTCAACTTTTACTGCGTCCCATACCCTTTTTGTCTTGTCGGAAGGACCGCTCAGGAAAGTGGCGTCTCCTTCATAAGGTCTGATGTTCTTTACAACGAAGTCATAAACATTGATAGCAGCATTCCACTCACCGGATACGAACGGAACTGCTTTGACATCTGTTTTCATAATAACTGATTTTTGATTAATCTCATCCAACAGCACAAATTTACCCTTCTAATTGATTGTGTACACATGACCCTTATCAGCGCTTTGGATGACTTTGGGATTTTTGCCATTATTTGTCACAAAACAATCATGAATCAGGAAAAATCAATGGTGCGTGAGAAGATTTTTCAATGTAAATGCGTCAAAATATCATATAGAATTAAAACACATATGTAATAATTCTGCCTAAGTATAAAGAAAGAGGGCACCCTAAAGGCGCCCTCTGCTTATTTCAATAAGGTGAAATACTTATTTCACTTCCTCGTATTCCGCATCTGTCACATTCTCACCACCGCCGTTGCTTGACTGGCCGCCGGGATTGGGTCCCTGCTGCTGGTCAGCACCAGGCTGGGCGTCACCCTGCTGGGCTTTATAGATCTCTTCGGAAGCAGCGGTCCAGGCATTGTTCATTTCTGCTACAGCGGCATCAATAGCTGCAATATCCTGTGACTTGTGCGCCTCCTTCAGTTTGGTGAGCGCTGATTCGATCGGGGCCTTTTTATCAGCCGGGATCTTATCACCAAATTCTTTCAATTGTTTTTCTGTCTGGAAGACGAGGCTGTCGGCCTGGTTGACCTTTTCCACCTTTTCCCGGGCTTCCTTATCCGTAGTTTCGTTGGCACGGGCTTCTGCTTTCATCTTTTCCACTTCGTCCTTGCTCAGACCGCTACCGGCTTCAATGCGGATCTTTTGTTCCTTACCGGTGCCTTTGTCTTTGGCAGTCACATGCAGGATACCGTTGGCATCAATATCAAAGATCACCTCAATCTGGGGAACGCCACGGGGTGCGGGCGGGATACCGTCCAGGTTGAAAGTGCCGAGGCTCTTGTTCTGGTTAGCCATGGGACGCTCACCCTGCAGTACATGGATCTGTACACCGGGCTGGCTATCACTGGCGGTAGAGAAGGTCTCGGATTTTTTAGTAGGGATAGTAGTATTGGAATCAATGAGGCGGGTCATTACACCACCCATGGTCTCAATACCGAGTGACAGCGGCGTTACGTCCAGCAACAGCACATCTTTCACCTCACCGGTCAGTACGGCTCCCTGGATAGCAGCGCCTACGGCTACCACTTCATCCGGGTTAACACCTTTGTTAGGTTTTTTGCCGAAGAATCGCTCAACGATCTCCTGTACTTTGGGGATACGGGTGCTGCCGCCTACCAGGATCACTTCATCAATTTCAGAAGTGTTCATGCCGGCATCTTTCAGCGCCTGTTCGCAGGGCTTCAGGCAGCGCTCAAACAGCCTGTCGGCCAGTTGTTCAAATTTAGCGCGGCTCAGTTTTTTCACGAGGTGCTTGGGCACGCCGTCTACTGCGGTGATATAGGGAAGATTGATCTCTGTTTCGCTGCTGGAGCTCAGTTCTACCTTAGCTTTCTCAGCAGCCTCTTTCAGGCGCTGGAGGGCCATGGGATCTTTGCGGAGGTCAATGGCCTCATCGTTACGGAATTCTTCCGCCAGCCAATCCATGACCACTTTGTCAAAGTCGTCACCACCGAGGTGGGTATCACCATTAGTTGATTTCACTTCAAACACGCCATCACCCAGTTCGAGGATGGAGATGTCGAAGGTACCGCCACCAAGGTCAAATACGGCGATCTTCTGATCATGCCTGCCTTTGTCCAGGCCATAGGCCAGGGCGGCGGCAGTAGGCTCGTTCACTATCCGGCGCACATTGAGACCGGCAATTTCACCAGCTTCTTTGGTAGCCTGGCGCTGGGCGTCATTGAAATAAGCAGGAACCGTGATTACTGCCTCGTTGACTTCCTGTCCCAGGTAATCTTCTGCCGTTTTCTTCATTTTCTGCAGGATCATGGCAGACAGTTCCTGCGGGGTATATAAACGTCCGTCTATGTCAATACGAACGGTATTATTGTCACCTTTGGCCATTTTGTAGCTCCAATGGCTGATCTCTTCTGTCACTTCATCAAAGCGGCGTCCCATAAAACGCTTCACGCTCATAATGGTGTTGTGCGGGTTGGTGATAGCCTGGCGTTTGGCCGGATCACCCACTTTACGTTCGCCGTTCTTCAGGAAAGCCACAACAGACGGGGTGGTGCGGCGACCCTCGTCATTAGCGATCACCACGGGCTCATTCCCTTCCATTACTGCCACGCAGCTGTTGGTGGTCCCGAGGTCAATTCCTATTATTTTTCCCATAGTATGTCTGAATTTAATGTTCGCTTATTGGTTATCAATCATTATGCCGCCTGAGGGAAAATGAAAAATTGGCAGTATCCGGGTGCAGCGGCCGGCATAACCGGACATGGAGGAAATGGCTGCAATTCAGGGGCCGGGTTAATCAACTGGCCCACAGTAGCCTATAATAGCCGTCTGTCGCCGGGCTGCGCTGCTAAATCTCCTGCAGGGTATTGAGGGAGAACCCTATGGATCCGGGCTGGCCCAACCTGTCAGCCGCCGCTTTCCCTGACAGCCCATTCTGGCAGTCGCCCCCTGCCCTTTCCGGGATTTCCGTTATCTTACCTGTAATTAAATAACAGCAGTATGGAATGGGTCTGGATCATCCTGGGTATTGTACTTATCCTCGTGGGCGTGGCCGGCAGCCTGCTGCCGGTATTGCCGGGTCCGCCCATTGCCTATGCCGGCTTGCTGGTCCAATTATTCCGGGAGCCGGATCCCTTCTCTACCCAATTCCTTCTGATCTGGGCCGGCATTGTAGTGGCTATTGTAGTCCTGGATTACCTGGTGCCCATCTGGGGCACCAAAAGGTTTGGGGGCACCAAATACGGCGCCTGGGGCTGTACCCTCGGTTTTATCCTGGCTTTCTGGATGGGGCCCTGGGGTATTATTATCGGCCCGTTCATTGGCGCTTTTGTTGGGGAGATGATCGGCGGGCAAAGTACAGAAGGCTCGCTGAAAGCGGCTTTCGGCTCTTTTGTGGGTTTCCTGCTGGGAGCGTTCCTCAAGCTGGTAGCCTGTTTTATGATGTTGTATTACCTGGTGAAAAGCATCTGAACCCCTACTTCACTTCCCCACTGCTTTCCACTTTGAACGTAAAATGTTTCTGGGTGAGATAACTGAAGGAAACTACTATCACTGT from Candidatus Pseudobacter hemicellulosilyticus encodes the following:
- the pflB gene encoding formate C-acetyltransferase, producing MKTDVKAVPFVSGEWNAAINVYDFVVKNIRPYEGDATFLSGPSDKTKRVWDAVKVELLKERAAGGVLAIDTETISNMTAFRPGYIKQEDEVIVGLQTDQLLKRAMKPFGGIKLVESAVKERGQEVSERVKDIFNYAKNHNEGVFSAYDSEIRAFRSKHVLTGLPDNYARGRIIADFRRLALYGANQLIQFKKADLEKVKGAMTEHKVRLREEINAQIGALKDMVTMAAEYGCDVSRPAENAAEAVQWVYFAYLAAVKEQDGAAMSLGNVSSFLDVYIERDIETGLITEEEGQELIDQFVMKLRLVRHLRPGSYDEIFGGDPTWVTEAIGGILHDGRTKVTKTSFRFLQTLYNLGASPEPNLTVLWSSHLPEGFKKFCAQVSIDTSSIQYENDDLMRPTRGSDDYGIACCVSYQEIGKSIQHFGARANLPKALLIALNGGKEEHDGVKVIKNIPELPEGALNYESVLDLFKLSLSELARVYAKAMYIIHYSHDKYYYERAQMSLIDTDPRIDIAYGAAGISIIADSLSAIKYAKVTPVRNEKGLTVDFQIEGEFPKYGNDDDRVDSIAQEITHYFVNELRKHQTYKNSTPTLSLLTITSNVMYGSNTGSTPDGRKAGEPFAPGANPMHGRDCSGAIASLNSVAKLSYNDAQDGISNTFSMIPKSLGDNREEQINNLVNTMNGYFSQNAHHLNVNVLNRETLMDAYNHPENYPQLTIRVSGYAVNFVRLSRAHQLEVITRTFHDKM
- the dnaK gene encoding molecular chaperone DnaK; its protein translation is MGKIIGIDLGTTNSCVAVMEGNEPVVIANDEGRRTTPSVVAFLKNGERKVGDPAKRQAITNPHNTIMSVKRFMGRRFDEVTEEISHWSYKMAKGDNNTVRIDIDGRLYTPQELSAMILQKMKKTAEDYLGQEVNEAVITVPAYFNDAQRQATKEAGEIAGLNVRRIVNEPTAAALAYGLDKGRHDQKIAVFDLGGGTFDISILELGDGVFEVKSTNGDTHLGGDDFDKVVMDWLAEEFRNDEAIDLRKDPMALQRLKEAAEKAKVELSSSSETEINLPYITAVDGVPKHLVKKLSRAKFEQLADRLFERCLKPCEQALKDAGMNTSEIDEVILVGGSTRIPKVQEIVERFFGKKPNKGVNPDEVVAVGAAIQGAVLTGEVKDVLLLDVTPLSLGIETMGGVMTRLIDSNTTIPTKKSETFSTASDSQPGVQIHVLQGERPMANQNKSLGTFNLDGIPPAPRGVPQIEVIFDIDANGILHVTAKDKGTGKEQKIRIEAGSGLSKDEVEKMKAEARANETTDKEAREKVEKVNQADSLVFQTEKQLKEFGDKIPADKKAPIESALTKLKEAHKSQDIAAIDAAVAEMNNAWTAASEEIYKAQQGDAQPGADQQQGPNPGGQSSNGGGENVTDAEYEEVK
- a CDS encoding DUF456 domain-containing protein; this translates as MEWVWIILGIVLILVGVAGSLLPVLPGPPIAYAGLLVQLFREPDPFSTQFLLIWAGIVVAIVVLDYLVPIWGTKRFGGTKYGAWGCTLGFILAFWMGPWGIIIGPFIGAFVGEMIGGQSTEGSLKAAFGSFVGFLLGAFLKLVACFMMLYYLVKSI